The Blastocatellia bacterium genome includes a window with the following:
- a CDS encoding GNAT family N-acetyltransferase has product MFEWDSGGKRYVIREVRSEAEYHAIEELQREAWQFSDLDIMPAATMMATAHAGGCVLGAFDGDRMIGFAYGFPALEGGRASIHSHMLAVKPECRNAQAGFYLKLAQRDFAMGHNLDEITWTYDPLQSLNAHLNFGKLGVISERYLVNFYGEATSSPLHQGFGTDRLWVRWLLASHHVKTRIRRDQASARPAKLIADLEEAARMALVINTAGEPQLEDFAARLAGDSCMIEIPHDITALKERQPQAATRWREATRAAFLAALEAGFVVEDFLRADGEGDPRWFYLLGR; this is encoded by the coding sequence ATGTTTGAGTGGGATTCAGGCGGTAAGCGGTACGTCATTCGCGAAGTCAGGAGCGAAGCCGAGTATCACGCCATCGAAGAGTTGCAGCGCGAGGCATGGCAGTTCAGCGATCTCGACATCATGCCGGCGGCAACCATGATGGCCACAGCGCATGCGGGCGGCTGCGTTCTCGGAGCTTTTGACGGCGACCGGATGATCGGCTTTGCGTATGGCTTCCCGGCGCTCGAAGGCGGCCGCGCCTCGATCCATTCGCATATGCTGGCGGTCAAGCCCGAATGCCGCAACGCCCAGGCGGGCTTTTACCTCAAGCTGGCGCAACGCGACTTCGCGATGGGCCACAACCTCGACGAAATCACCTGGACGTATGACCCGCTACAAAGCCTGAACGCCCACCTGAATTTCGGCAAGCTCGGCGTCATCTCGGAACGGTATCTGGTCAATTTTTATGGCGAAGCGACTTCGAGCCCGCTGCATCAGGGGTTCGGCACAGACCGGCTGTGGGTGCGCTGGCTGCTTGCCAGCCATCACGTCAAGACGCGCATCCGCCGCGACCAGGCGAGCGCCCGCCCCGCTAAGCTTATCGCTGATCTTGAAGAGGCGGCGCGCATGGCGCTCGTCATCAACACGGCGGGGGAGCCGCAGCTAGAAGATTTTGCGGCGCGGCTGGCCGGCGATTCGTGCATGATCGAGATTCCGCACGATATCACGGCGCTGAAAGAACGCCAGCCGCAGGCCGCTACTCGCTGGCGCGAGGCGACCCGCGCGGCGTTTCTTGCGGCCCTTGAAGCCGGGTTTGTGGTTGAAGATTTTTTGCGCGCGGACGGCGAAGGCGATCCGCGCTGGTTCTATCTGCTGGGACGCTAA
- a CDS encoding tyrosine-protein phosphatase, whose amino-acid sequence MKQRFNRLSSSLLVLALLVSVSAAQSEVRYKELPNFRKVQDHLYRGGQPATGGVKKLAEIGVKTIINLRGEDELSHAEEAEAKALGLRYYAVSMPGLSRPTDAQVKKVMALIDDQQNWPVFIHCKRGSDRTGTIIACYRIAKEGWTDERAIAEARQYGMSWTEFGMRNYISDYARQNLEQAKQVKVGVTQ is encoded by the coding sequence ATGAAGCAACGATTCAATCGCCTGAGCTCCAGTCTGCTTGTGCTGGCGCTCCTGGTCTCGGTCAGCGCCGCTCAGAGTGAGGTGCGTTACAAAGAGCTGCCGAACTTCCGCAAGGTGCAAGACCACCTTTATCGCGGCGGCCAGCCCGCGACCGGCGGCGTGAAGAAGCTCGCTGAGATCGGCGTCAAAACCATCATCAACCTGCGCGGCGAAGACGAGCTCTCACACGCCGAAGAGGCCGAAGCCAAGGCGCTCGGCCTGCGCTACTACGCCGTGTCGATGCCGGGGTTGAGCCGCCCGACTGACGCGCAGGTCAAGAAGGTGATGGCGCTCATAGACGATCAACAGAACTGGCCGGTCTTTATTCACTGCAAACGCGGCTCTGATCGAACCGGAACGATCATTGCCTGTTATCGCATCGCGAAAGAGGGCTGGACGGACGAGCGCGCCATTGCCGAGGCCCGGCAGTACGGCATGAGCTGGACGGAATTCGGTATGCGGAATTACATCTCGGATTACGCCCGCCAGAATCTTGAGCAGGCCAAGCAGGTCAAGGTCGGGGTGACGCAGTAA
- a CDS encoding tyrosine-protein phosphatase, with the protein MRVNRKLSRAVSVVPALVIALAVLAVAQTGSDSRSANVRIKNFGQVDKHLYRGAQPSRRDYADLAALGVKTVIDLQQDGEGGEEQEVEDAGMKFYRIPMSDKSWPSAEKAELFLKLVNDPANQPVFFHCHGGRHRTGAMTAIYRLTHDKWTADRAYAEMKQYDFESGFGHGTLKDYVYDYAQKSQKSIVVDAGTNK; encoded by the coding sequence ATGCGTGTCAATCGAAAACTCTCTCGCGCCGTGTCTGTGGTCCCGGCGCTGGTTATTGCTCTGGCCGTCCTCGCGGTTGCGCAAACCGGCTCGGACAGCCGCTCGGCAAACGTTCGCATCAAGAATTTCGGCCAGGTGGATAAGCACCTCTATCGCGGCGCGCAGCCAAGTCGTCGTGATTACGCCGATCTGGCGGCGCTCGGCGTCAAGACCGTCATCGATCTTCAGCAGGATGGCGAAGGCGGCGAAGAGCAAGAGGTCGAGGACGCGGGGATGAAGTTCTACCGCATCCCGATGAGCGACAAATCATGGCCGTCGGCGGAAAAGGCCGAGCTGTTCTTGAAGCTGGTCAATGATCCCGCCAACCAGCCGGTCTTTTTCCATTGCCACGGCGGCCGCCACCGCACCGGCGCAATGACGGCGATCTATCGTCTCACCCACGACAAGTGGACGGCCGACCGCGCCTATGCCGAGATGAAGCAGTACGATTTCGAAAGCGGCTTCGGTCACGGCACGCTCAAGGATTACGTCTACGATTACGCGCAGAAGTCGCAGAAGAGCATCGTCGTTGATGCCGGCACCAACAAGTAA
- a CDS encoding YncE family protein — MRASRIKLLPLLTAVFLLTAYIATQAQPLTDKKPPAGYHLLKRIEVGGEGGWDYLTVDSDARRLYVSHATRVVVIDLDKGSVVGEIPNTNGVHGIAIVPEVGHGFTSNGRDNNVTIFDLKTLSVTGQVKTGKNPDAIIYDPASRRVFTFNGASADTTAIDAATGTVAGTIALGGKPEFAAADGHGMVYVNIEDKSEVVAFDSKSLSVKARWPLAPGEEPSGMAMDRHTRRLFVVCSNKKMIVMNADNGRVVADLAIGQGVDGAAFDPDTKLAFSSNGEGTLTVVHEDAADKYTVVETVPTQRGARTIALDPKTHNVYVATAQFGPPPAATPERPRPRPSIVPGSFVVLVYGK; from the coding sequence ATGCGCGCCTCAAGAATCAAATTGCTCCCTTTGCTGACCGCCGTCTTCTTACTCACTGCCTATATTGCCACGCAAGCCCAGCCGTTGACTGACAAGAAACCGCCGGCGGGCTATCACCTGCTGAAGCGCATAGAGGTCGGCGGCGAGGGCGGATGGGATTACCTGACGGTGGATAGCGACGCGCGCCGCCTTTATGTCTCGCACGCCACGCGCGTCGTCGTGATTGATCTGGACAAGGGCTCGGTCGTCGGCGAGATTCCCAACACCAATGGCGTCCACGGCATCGCCATTGTGCCGGAGGTCGGCCACGGCTTTACGAGCAATGGCCGCGACAACAACGTGACGATCTTTGACCTGAAGACGCTGAGCGTCACCGGACAGGTTAAGACCGGCAAGAATCCCGACGCCATTATTTATGACCCGGCGTCGCGGCGCGTCTTCACTTTCAACGGCGCGAGCGCCGACACGACCGCCATTGATGCGGCCACCGGCACGGTCGCCGGCACCATCGCGCTTGGCGGCAAGCCGGAGTTCGCCGCCGCCGATGGTCACGGCATGGTCTACGTCAACATCGAAGACAAGAGCGAAGTCGTGGCGTTTGATTCAAAGAGTCTGAGCGTCAAGGCGCGCTGGCCGCTTGCGCCCGGCGAAGAGCCGAGCGGCATGGCGATGGACCGCCACACGCGCCGTCTCTTCGTTGTCTGCTCCAACAAAAAGATGATCGTGATGAATGCCGACAACGGGCGCGTCGTCGCCGACCTCGCAATCGGCCAGGGCGTGGACGGCGCCGCATTCGACCCGGACACGAAGCTTGCCTTCAGCTCGAACGGCGAAGGCACGCTGACCGTCGTGCATGAAGACGCCGCCGACAAGTACACGGTCGTCGAAACCGTGCCGACGCAGAGAGGCGCGCGCACAATCGCCCTCGACCCCAAGACGCACAACGTCTACGTGGCGACGGCGCAATTCGGCCCGCCGCCCGCCGCCACGCCGGAACGCCCGCGCCCGCGGCCTTCTATCGTTCCCGGCTCGTTTGTCGTTCTGGTCTACGGCAAGTGA